One region of Longimicrobiaceae bacterium genomic DNA includes:
- a CDS encoding GPW/gp25 family protein: MRDELVGRGWAFPVRPGPDGRLPLRGGERKIRESIWLILATAPGERVMRPAFGAGLPGELFAPNDPRRRALLATRAREALVRDEPRIDVLDVRADPDPDEEGRVLVQVDYRVRDNNAVFNLVYPVYLTEGAA, from the coding sequence ATGCGTGACGAGCTGGTGGGGCGCGGGTGGGCGTTCCCGGTGCGGCCGGGGCCCGACGGGCGGCTGCCCCTGCGCGGTGGCGAGCGGAAGATCCGCGAGAGCATCTGGCTGATCCTGGCCACCGCTCCCGGCGAGCGCGTGATGCGCCCCGCCTTCGGCGCCGGGCTGCCGGGCGAGCTCTTCGCCCCCAACGACCCGCGCCGCCGCGCCCTGCTGGCCACGCGCGCCCGGGAGGCGCTGGTGCGGGACGAGCCCCGCATCGACGTGCTGGACGTACGCGCCGACCCCGACCCCGACGAGGAGGGGCGCGTGCTGGTGCAGGTGGACTACCGCGTCCGCGACAACAACGCCGTGTTCAACCTGGTCTACCCCGTCTACCTGACGGAAGGAGCCGCGTAA
- a CDS encoding phage baseplate assembly protein V: MSDASARVNGVVIGVVKDLNDPQKLGRVRVSFPHLGGVLSDWARLATLMAGNDRGSLFRPELEDEVLVAFLFGDPAKAYVIGALWNEQDAPPEGGGTQDNHLRTLKSRSGHLLRFDDTPGGEKVEIVAKGAKQRIVIDVSGKSIAVEADEGTISVKTSQGDVSVESGGAMKVKATSSLSLEAPEITVEASGVLTLKGATVKIN, translated from the coding sequence GTGAGCGACGCTTCGGCGCGGGTAAACGGCGTGGTGATCGGCGTGGTGAAGGACCTGAACGACCCGCAGAAGCTGGGGCGGGTGCGGGTCTCCTTCCCCCACCTGGGCGGCGTGCTGAGCGACTGGGCGCGGCTGGCCACCCTGATGGCCGGCAACGACCGCGGCTCGCTCTTCCGCCCCGAGCTCGAGGACGAGGTGCTGGTGGCCTTCCTCTTCGGCGACCCGGCCAAGGCGTACGTGATCGGCGCGCTCTGGAACGAGCAGGACGCGCCCCCCGAGGGCGGCGGCACGCAGGATAACCACCTGCGCACGCTGAAGAGCCGCAGCGGCCACCTCCTGCGCTTCGACGACACGCCGGGCGGCGAAAAGGTGGAGATCGTCGCGAAGGGCGCGAAGCAGCGGATCGTGATCGACGTCTCGGGCAAGTCCATCGCCGTCGAGGCCGACGAGGGCACCATCTCGGTGAAGACCTCGCAGGGCGACGTGAGCGTGGAGTCGGGCGGCGCGATGAAGGTCAAGGCCACCTCGTCGCTCTCGCTGGAGGCGCCCGAGATCACGGTGGAGGCGAGTGGGGTGCTCACGCTCAAGGGCGCGACGGTCAAGATCAACTGA
- a CDS encoding PAAR domain-containing protein, which yields MPFAAKQGDRVLATDTHLIQPPGTTPPVPVPHPFTGIIDGGLSGDVTIGGKPAATVGSTATNTPPHLPLGGTFVNPPANRGTIVKGSATVLINGKGAARMGDTAKTCNDPVDLPGGTVVAAGTVEIGG from the coding sequence ATGCCGTTCGCCGCGAAGCAGGGTGACCGGGTGCTCGCCACCGACACGCACCTAATCCAGCCGCCGGGCACCACCCCGCCCGTGCCGGTGCCGCACCCGTTCACCGGCATCATCGACGGCGGCCTGAGCGGCGACGTGACGATCGGGGGGAAGCCCGCGGCCACGGTGGGCAGCACGGCCACCAACACCCCGCCGCACCTCCCCCTCGGCGGCACCTTCGTGAATCCCCCCGCCAACCGGGGGACCATCGTAAAGGGAAGCGCCACGGTGCTGATCAACGGCAAGGGCGCCGCGCGCATGGGCGACACCGCGAAGACCTGCAACGATCCCGTCGACCTCCCCGGGGGGACGGTGGTCGCCGCGGGAACGGTGGAGATCGGGGGATGA
- a CDS encoding phage tail protein → MPATGARPDPLAAFRFRVRIEGREAGGFSEVSGIQAEVEVLEVRAGGENTFVHKLPGPTKHGNLTLRRGLATLELWDWFADIVAGRVSRRTVSVELLPGGQPGKPVRWVFESAFPARWTGPELKAEQSTIAVEAVELAYHGFVMEE, encoded by the coding sequence ATGCCCGCCACCGGCGCGCGCCCCGACCCGCTGGCCGCCTTCCGCTTCCGGGTGCGCATCGAAGGGCGCGAGGCGGGGGGGTTCTCCGAGGTCTCGGGGATCCAGGCCGAGGTGGAGGTGCTGGAGGTGCGCGCGGGAGGCGAGAACACCTTCGTCCACAAGCTCCCCGGCCCCACCAAGCACGGGAACCTGACGCTGCGGCGGGGGCTGGCCACCCTGGAGCTGTGGGACTGGTTCGCGGACATCGTCGCCGGCCGCGTGTCGCGCCGCACGGTGTCGGTGGAGCTCCTCCCGGGGGGGCAGCCGGGGAAGCCGGTGCGGTGGGTGTTCGAGAGCGCGTTCCCCGCGCGGTGGACGGGGCCCGAGCTCAAGGCCGAGCAGAGCACCATCGCCGTGGAGGCGGTGGAGCTGGCGTACCACGGGTTCGTGATGGAGGAGTGA
- a CDS encoding phage tail protein, translated as MADTGDRNDPYGAYNFLVELDGVTVAGFSEASGLTSESDVVEYRTGAEDTTVRKLPGLKKFSNLTLKRGFTASDELWKWRLEVLNGATVRHSGTIVLLNEARQAAIKWTFREAWPSKWEGPTFNAKTSEMAIETLELACEGVELELAG; from the coding sequence ATGGCTGACACCGGCGATCGCAACGATCCCTACGGCGCGTACAACTTCCTCGTGGAGCTCGACGGGGTGACCGTGGCGGGGTTCTCGGAGGCGAGCGGGCTCACCAGCGAAAGCGACGTGGTGGAGTACCGCACGGGCGCCGAGGACACCACCGTCCGCAAGCTCCCGGGGCTCAAGAAGTTCAGTAACCTCACGCTCAAGCGCGGCTTCACCGCCAGCGACGAGCTGTGGAAGTGGCGCCTGGAGGTGCTGAACGGCGCCACCGTGCGCCACAGCGGCACCATCGTGCTGCTGAACGAGGCGCGGCAGGCGGCCATCAAGTGGACCTTCCGCGAGGCGTGGCCCAGCAAGTGGGAGGGACCCACCTTCAACGCCAAGACCAGCGAGATGGCGATCGAGACGCTGGAGCTGGCGTGCGAGGGCGTGGAGCTCGAACTGGCCGGCTGA
- a CDS encoding phage tail sheath subtilisin-like domain-containing protein, whose product MPALLPAPGVRFHSADPPRSLPELRSDVAGFVGYAERGPLHTPMRVESWHQFESGFGGFGAGGFLPYAVHAFFENGGQTAWIVRAAVPPGDGSVPWHRQARDAYAELPLETPGGDRDPPLILVRARSPGRWGNRLSVEIAPAGTGADTRVTLVVRDRDGNVWRMPDCSLDPADGRYLPRVVETAPELPVRMDLALPDPGEAVAPLAAKKQLRGGRDGTGACGRDHLLGGETDASARWGLGALLDVDEVAIVAVPESGEFPADPAEPAPPAQPPACDDLSAPEPDVLRAVLPQRPAAWTVDEAAAYLGATPEALRQANPGLADPVPPGAPLRLPVPRSAHPADPRIDDPRPWWAPGDPASAVREGVERMAAAHGLTPAELLAANPAFRPAIAGDAAWTAPDVPVVVPEPAPEPPARWGQDRAGECARALIRFCELRRDCVALIDPPGDARTAEAVETFRAELDTTFAGLYWPWLRTELDPRRGASGAWAPTVDVPPSGWVAGLTAAADLAAGPHRSPAGQTARRALALAAPVDEAVHGRLNARGINVFRERPVRGVVLEGARSLAAGAAGEWRYLNVRRVFLTIAEAIEEGTQWAVFESNGPLLWADLRDGVRSYLRERWRRGWLMGEEAADAFYVRCDEETNTAETRDQGLVIAVVGLRLPPPIEWIVVRIGRSALGLEILDVQRA is encoded by the coding sequence ATGCCCGCGCTCCTCCCCGCCCCCGGCGTCCGCTTCCACTCGGCCGACCCGCCGCGCTCGCTCCCTGAGCTGCGCAGCGACGTGGCCGGCTTCGTGGGCTACGCGGAGCGTGGGCCGCTGCACACCCCGATGCGGGTGGAGAGCTGGCACCAGTTCGAGAGCGGCTTCGGCGGCTTCGGCGCGGGGGGATTCCTCCCCTACGCCGTGCACGCCTTCTTCGAGAACGGCGGCCAGACCGCGTGGATCGTCCGCGCCGCCGTCCCCCCCGGCGACGGCTCCGTCCCCTGGCACCGCCAGGCGCGCGACGCCTATGCCGAGCTCCCGCTGGAGACCCCCGGCGGCGACCGCGACCCCCCGCTCATCCTGGTCCGCGCCCGCTCCCCCGGCCGCTGGGGGAACCGCCTGTCGGTCGAGATCGCCCCCGCCGGCACCGGCGCCGACACGCGCGTGACCCTGGTGGTGCGCGACCGCGACGGCAACGTGTGGCGGATGCCGGACTGCTCGCTGGACCCCGCGGACGGGCGCTACCTCCCGCGCGTGGTCGAGACCGCGCCCGAGCTCCCGGTGCGGATGGACCTGGCGCTCCCCGACCCCGGGGAGGCGGTGGCCCCGCTCGCGGCGAAGAAGCAGCTCCGCGGCGGGCGCGACGGCACCGGCGCCTGCGGCCGCGACCACCTCCTGGGCGGCGAGACCGACGCCAGCGCCCGCTGGGGGCTGGGCGCGCTGCTGGACGTGGACGAGGTGGCGATCGTCGCCGTTCCCGAGAGCGGCGAGTTCCCCGCAGACCCCGCCGAGCCGGCGCCGCCCGCGCAGCCGCCCGCGTGCGACGACCTCTCCGCGCCCGAGCCGGACGTCCTCCGCGCCGTCCTCCCGCAACGGCCGGCGGCGTGGACGGTGGACGAGGCGGCCGCGTACCTCGGCGCCACCCCCGAAGCCCTGCGCCAGGCCAACCCTGGCCTTGCGGACCCCGTTCCCCCCGGCGCGCCGCTCCGCCTCCCCGTCCCCCGCTCCGCGCACCCGGCGGACCCGCGCATCGACGACCCGAGGCCCTGGTGGGCGCCCGGAGACCCGGCGTCCGCGGTCCGCGAGGGGGTGGAGCGGATGGCGGCGGCGCACGGGCTGACGCCGGCCGAGCTGCTGGCCGCCAACCCCGCCTTCCGCCCGGCGATCGCGGGAGACGCGGCGTGGACCGCGCCCGACGTCCCCGTGGTGGTCCCCGAGCCCGCGCCCGAGCCGCCCGCGCGCTGGGGGCAGGACCGCGCCGGGGAGTGCGCCCGCGCGCTGATCCGCTTCTGCGAGCTGCGCCGCGACTGCGTGGCGCTGATCGACCCGCCGGGCGACGCGAGGACCGCGGAAGCGGTGGAAACGTTCCGCGCGGAGCTCGACACCACCTTCGCCGGCCTCTACTGGCCCTGGCTGCGGACGGAGCTCGACCCGCGCCGCGGCGCCTCCGGCGCGTGGGCGCCGACGGTCGACGTGCCGCCCTCGGGGTGGGTGGCGGGGCTCACCGCCGCGGCGGACCTGGCCGCGGGGCCGCACCGCTCGCCCGCGGGGCAGACGGCGCGGCGCGCGCTGGCGCTGGCGGCGCCGGTGGACGAGGCGGTGCACGGCCGGCTGAACGCGCGCGGCATCAACGTCTTCCGCGAGCGGCCGGTGCGCGGGGTGGTGCTCGAGGGGGCACGCTCGCTGGCGGCGGGGGCGGCCGGCGAGTGGCGCTACCTGAACGTGCGCCGCGTGTTCCTCACCATCGCCGAGGCGATCGAAGAGGGGACGCAGTGGGCGGTGTTCGAGAGCAACGGCCCGCTGCTCTGGGCCGACCTGCGCGACGGGGTGCGCAGCTACCTGCGCGAGCGCTGGCGCCGCGGCTGGCTGATGGGCGAGGAGGCGGCCGACGCCTTCTACGTGCGCTGCGACGAGGAGACCAACACCGCCGAGACGCGCGACCAGGGGCTGGTGATCGCCGTCGTCGGCCTCAGGCTCCCGCCGCCCATCGAGTGGATCGTGGTCCGGATCGGCCGCTCCGCGCTGGGGCTGGAGATCCTGGACGTGCAGCGCGCCTGA